The Pararge aegeria chromosome 8, ilParAegt1.1, whole genome shotgun sequence genome window below encodes:
- the LOC120625856 gene encoding protein lin-28 homolog produces the protein MSGKEGGNAVPSSIAGSASGSNVTGVTRRGCCKWFNVAKGWGFITPDDGGQDVFVHQSVIQMPGFRSLGDEELVEFECKESDKGLEATRVSGPSLVDCQGSHRRPLSKKRFRKIRCYNCGEFANHIAAKCSIGPQPKRCHNCKSEDHLIADCPIKVEKKKDDSQSKNSSSSQGSAQSSPQQP, from the exons ATGAGCGGGAAGGAAGGCGGAAATGCAGTTCCGTCTTCGA TTGCGGGAAGCGCAAGTGGCAGCAATGTGACTGGTGTGACACGACGTGGTTGCTGCAAATGGTTCAACGTGGCAAAAGGGTGGGGTTTTATCACCCCGGACGATGGCGGGCAGGACGTATTTGTTCACcag AGCGTTATTCAAATGCCTGGCTTCAGATCACTCGGAGATGAAGAATTAGTTGAGTTTGAGTGTAAGGAGTCTGATAAAGGTTTAGAAGCGACGCGTGTTTCTGGTCCCTCTTTAGTGGACTGTCAAGGCTCTCATCGACGACCTTTGTCAAAAAAACGCTTTAGAAAGATACG TTGCTACAACTGCGGTGAGTTTGCAAACCACATAGCCGCTAAGTGCAGTATAGGGCCACAACCAAAGAGATGCCACAATTGTAAGAGTGAGGATCACCTCATCGCTGATTGCCCTATAAAG gtCGAGAAGAAAAAGGACGATTCACAGTCGAAGAATTCAAGCAGCTCTCAAGGCAGCGCGCAGAGCAGCCCTCAGCAGCCTTAA